One stretch of Serinicoccus hydrothermalis DNA includes these proteins:
- the rodA gene encoding rod shape-determining protein RodA yields MRERYLRTDWAPFVAALGLSLVGALLVWSATHTWAGPALAVRHLVNTAVGVVLALVLIGVDVRWLRAAAPWVYLAGLLGLASVLTPLGQTVNGSRSWLFLPGGFSLQPAELAKIGLVVGLAMILAEGRDPYARPGWRDVLPAWLLAAVPLGLIMLQPDLGSALVLGVLTIGMVATSGASWRWTAAALVGTASAVVAAIRVPLLDPYQVDRLLAFRDPALDPEGIGYQTQQARLAIGSGGWSGTGLGQGPQTQGGFIPFQYTDFVFSVAGEELGFLGAMGLVLLLGFLVVRGLVVALRCEDPFGRLLAVGVASWFGFQTFQNLGMNLGLMPVTGLPLPFLSYGGSSMLACWLGIGLLACASGREPRPVSSWSAPANLRG; encoded by the coding sequence GTGCGCGAGCGGTACCTGCGCACCGACTGGGCCCCCTTCGTCGCCGCGCTCGGCCTGAGCCTGGTCGGCGCGCTGCTCGTCTGGTCCGCCACGCACACCTGGGCCGGGCCGGCGCTCGCGGTCCGGCACCTGGTCAACACGGCCGTGGGCGTCGTGCTGGCCCTGGTCCTCATCGGGGTGGACGTGCGCTGGCTGCGTGCCGCGGCCCCCTGGGTCTACCTCGCCGGGCTGCTGGGGCTGGCCTCGGTCCTCACCCCGCTGGGCCAGACGGTCAACGGCTCCCGCTCCTGGCTGTTCCTGCCCGGCGGCTTCTCGCTGCAGCCGGCGGAGCTGGCCAAGATCGGGCTCGTCGTCGGCCTGGCCATGATCCTCGCCGAGGGCCGGGACCCGTATGCCCGTCCGGGCTGGCGCGACGTCCTGCCGGCGTGGCTGCTCGCCGCCGTGCCGCTGGGCCTCATCATGCTCCAGCCCGACCTGGGCAGCGCCCTGGTGCTCGGCGTCCTCACGATCGGGATGGTCGCGACCTCGGGAGCCTCGTGGCGGTGGACGGCGGCCGCGCTGGTGGGCACGGCCTCGGCCGTGGTGGCGGCGATCCGGGTGCCGTTGCTCGACCCCTACCAGGTGGACCGCCTCCTGGCCTTCCGCGACCCGGCGCTGGACCCCGAGGGCATCGGCTACCAGACGCAGCAGGCGCGGCTCGCGATCGGCTCCGGCGGCTGGTCGGGGACCGGGCTGGGGCAGGGGCCGCAGACCCAGGGCGGGTTCATCCCGTTCCAGTACACCGACTTCGTCTTCTCCGTGGCGGGTGAGGAGCTCGGGTTCCTCGGGGCGATGGGGCTGGTGCTGCTGCTGGGCTTCCTCGTGGTCCGGGGGCTGGTCGTGGCGCTGCGCTGCGAGGACCCCTTCGGCCGGCTCCTGGCGGTGGGGGTCGCCTCCTGGTTCGGTTTCCAGACCTTCCAGAACCTCGGGATGAACCTGGGGCTCATGCCGGTGACGGGGCTCCCGCTGCCCTTCCTGTCCTACGGCGGGTCCTCGATGCTGGCCTGCTGGCTGGGGATCGGCCTGCTCGCCTGCGCGAGCGGGCGCGAGCCCCGGCCCGTGTCGTCTTGGTCGGCCCCGGCGAACCTGCGAGGATGA
- a CDS encoding AMP-dependent synthetase/ligase: MSTEDQPTRGVAVARLIDEQPDLSVIENRAPSVGHLLRERVAATPSSDAYLYPDGDTWPALTWSQAGERAYALAAGLIELGVDPEERVALACSTRIEWVLVDLAVMCAGAATTTIYPTTLSDDVAFIVTDSGSRVVVAEDAEQVAKVLEHRDQLGAVLKIVVIDGEGDGGDVITLAELEELGRARLESEPGVVDQRIDALTPEHLATIIYTSGTTGRPKGVRLPHSAWTYEGASVDAVRLLGPDDLQYLWLPLAHVFGKCLLTLPLQMGFPTAVDGRVDKIVENLAVVRPTFMGAAPRIFEKAYGRITTMMADEGGVKEKLFGWASGVGREVAEIRAAGGQPGGLLKAKHALADKLVLSKIRERFGGRIRFFISGSAALNHDIAHWFDAMGLTIIEGYGLTESSAASIVNRPEDGVNKIGTVGWPLPGTEVRLADDGELLMRGPGIMTGYHQNDEATTEALQDGWLATGDIAEIDEDGYVRITDRKKDLFKTSGGKYVAPSRIESLFKGICPYASQLIVEGDGRNFVSALITLDPDAITAWAAKNGMAGDSYAQIVTSDAAREMVQGHVDQLNEKLARHEQVKQFHILDHDLSIEDGDLTPSMKLKRRAVTAKYKDELDRFYTG; the protein is encoded by the coding sequence ATGAGCACCGAGGACCAGCCGACCCGAGGAGTTGCCGTGGCCCGTCTCATCGATGAGCAGCCAGACCTGTCCGTGATCGAGAACCGCGCTCCCAGCGTGGGTCACCTCCTGCGGGAACGGGTCGCCGCGACCCCGTCCTCCGACGCCTACCTCTACCCGGACGGCGACACGTGGCCGGCGCTGACGTGGTCGCAGGCCGGCGAGCGTGCCTACGCCCTGGCGGCGGGGCTCATCGAACTCGGCGTCGATCCGGAGGAGCGGGTGGCGCTGGCCTGCTCGACCCGCATCGAGTGGGTCCTAGTCGACCTCGCGGTCATGTGCGCCGGCGCGGCCACCACCACCATCTACCCGACCACGCTGTCCGACGACGTGGCCTTCATCGTCACCGACTCCGGCAGCCGCGTCGTCGTGGCCGAGGACGCGGAGCAGGTGGCCAAGGTGCTCGAGCACCGGGACCAGCTGGGCGCCGTGCTCAAGATCGTCGTCATCGACGGTGAGGGGGACGGCGGGGACGTCATCACGCTGGCCGAGCTGGAGGAGCTCGGGCGGGCGCGGCTGGAGTCCGAGCCGGGGGTCGTCGACCAGCGGATCGACGCCCTGACCCCGGAGCACCTGGCGACCATCATCTACACCTCCGGCACGACCGGGCGCCCCAAGGGGGTGCGGCTGCCGCACTCCGCCTGGACCTACGAGGGGGCCAGCGTCGACGCCGTGCGCCTGCTCGGGCCGGACGACCTGCAGTACCTCTGGCTGCCGCTGGCGCACGTCTTCGGCAAGTGCCTGCTGACACTGCCCCTGCAGATGGGCTTCCCCACGGCGGTCGACGGCCGGGTCGACAAGATCGTCGAGAACCTCGCGGTCGTGCGGCCGACCTTCATGGGCGCCGCCCCGCGGATCTTCGAGAAGGCCTACGGCCGCATCACGACCATGATGGCCGACGAGGGCGGCGTGAAGGAGAAGCTCTTCGGCTGGGCCAGCGGGGTGGGCCGAGAGGTCGCCGAGATCCGGGCCGCCGGCGGGCAGCCGGGCGGTCTGCTCAAGGCCAAGCACGCCCTCGCCGACAAGCTCGTGCTCTCCAAGATCCGGGAGCGCTTCGGCGGACGGATCCGGTTCTTCATCTCCGGCTCGGCCGCGCTCAACCACGACATCGCCCACTGGTTCGACGCCATGGGCCTGACGATCATCGAGGGCTACGGCCTCACCGAGTCCAGCGCCGCCTCGATCGTCAACCGGCCCGAGGACGGGGTCAACAAGATCGGCACCGTCGGCTGGCCGCTGCCCGGCACCGAGGTGCGCCTGGCGGACGACGGAGAGCTGCTCATGCGCGGCCCCGGCATCATGACCGGCTACCACCAGAACGACGAGGCCACCACGGAGGCGCTGCAGGACGGGTGGCTGGCCACCGGGGACATCGCCGAGATCGACGAGGACGGCTACGTCCGCATCACCGACCGCAAGAAGGACCTCTTCAAGACCTCCGGCGGCAAGTACGTCGCGCCCTCCCGCATCGAGTCCCTCTTCAAGGGGATCTGCCCCTACGCCAGCCAGCTCATCGTCGAGGGGGACGGGCGCAACTTCGTCTCCGCCCTCATCACGCTGGACCCGGACGCCATCACCGCGTGGGCGGCCAAGAACGGCATGGCCGGCGACTCGTATGCCCAGATCGTCACCTCGGACGCGGCCCGGGAGATGGTCCAGGGCCACGTGGACCAGCTCAACGAGAAGCTGGCCCGGCACGAGCAGGTCAAGCAGTTCCACATCCTCGACCACGACCTGTCGATCGAGGACGGCGACCTCACGCCGAGCATGAAGCTCAAGCGGCGTGCGGTCACGGCGAAGTACAAGGACGAGCTGGACCGCTTCTACACCGGCTGA
- the xylB gene encoding xylulokinase, whose amino-acid sequence MTGADATLVAGVDTSTQSCKVVVCDADTGEIVREGRGSHPNGTEVDPEHWWSAFQEATSGDLLEGVQALAVGGQQHGMVLLDEQDEVVRPALLWNDTRSADAARQLVDELGGPQAWADRIGVVPLAAITASKLRWVAEHEPESLRRAATCVLPHDWLTGQILRRPGGEVRGWTTDRGDASGTGYFSAATDDYDHDLVRLATGGGDLGLPRVLGPHEAAGRLARGSGGMLLGPGTGDNAAAALGLGVSPGDVVMSLGTSGTAFSVHDSPSADASGEVASYADASGAFLPLVCTLNAARVLTAASTVLQTDLAGLAELALQAPLGAEGLTLLPYLDGERTPNLPDATGTLSGITRDNLTPANLARAMVEGMVLGVGAGVDSLRREGVAVEQVHLIGGAVASRAVREVAADLLGVPVVVPEAGEYVALGAARQAASTLRDGDLPPWRAGTAQRLEARPSSAAQEVRARYRELVGTVHGV is encoded by the coding sequence ATGACTGGAGCTGATGCCACGCTGGTCGCCGGGGTCGACACCTCGACCCAGTCTTGCAAGGTCGTCGTCTGCGACGCGGACACCGGCGAGATCGTCCGTGAGGGACGCGGGAGCCACCCGAACGGAACCGAGGTCGACCCCGAGCACTGGTGGTCCGCCTTCCAGGAGGCCACCTCCGGTGACCTGCTCGAGGGGGTGCAGGCGCTCGCCGTCGGTGGGCAGCAGCACGGCATGGTCCTCCTGGACGAGCAGGACGAGGTGGTCCGCCCGGCGCTGCTGTGGAACGACACCCGGTCGGCGGACGCGGCGCGCCAGCTCGTGGACGAGCTCGGGGGTCCCCAGGCGTGGGCCGACCGGATCGGCGTCGTGCCCCTGGCGGCGATCACGGCCAGCAAGCTGCGGTGGGTGGCCGAGCACGAGCCGGAGAGCCTGCGGCGCGCCGCGACCTGCGTGCTCCCCCACGACTGGCTGACCGGCCAGATCCTGCGTCGCCCCGGCGGCGAGGTGCGGGGCTGGACCACCGACCGCGGGGACGCGTCCGGGACCGGCTACTTCAGCGCCGCCACCGACGACTACGACCACGACCTGGTGCGCCTGGCCACGGGCGGGGGCGACCTCGGTCTCCCGCGGGTGCTCGGACCGCACGAGGCCGCGGGCCGCCTCGCCCGGGGCTCCGGCGGGATGCTGCTCGGCCCGGGCACCGGCGACAACGCGGCGGCAGCGCTCGGCCTCGGGGTCTCCCCCGGCGACGTGGTGATGTCGCTGGGCACGAGCGGCACCGCCTTCTCCGTCCACGACTCGCCCAGCGCCGACGCCTCGGGCGAGGTGGCCTCCTACGCCGACGCGTCCGGGGCCTTCCTCCCCCTGGTCTGCACGCTCAACGCGGCCCGGGTGCTGACCGCGGCGTCCACGGTGCTGCAGACCGATCTCGCCGGGCTGGCCGAGCTCGCGCTGCAGGCACCGCTGGGTGCCGAGGGGCTCACCCTGCTCCCCTACCTCGACGGCGAGCGCACGCCCAACCTCCCCGACGCAACCGGCACGTTGTCCGGGATCACGCGGGACAACCTCACCCCGGCCAACCTGGCGCGCGCCATGGTCGAGGGCATGGTGCTGGGCGTCGGGGCCGGTGTCGACTCGCTGCGGCGCGAGGGCGTCGCGGTCGAGCAGGTGCACCTCATCGGAGGCGCCGTCGCCTCGCGCGCGGTGCGCGAGGTGGCCGCCGACCTGCTCGGGGTGCCCGTGGTGGTCCCCGAGGCCGGGGAGTACGTCGCGCTCGGCGCGGCCCGGCAGGCGGCCTCGACGCTGCGAGACGGGGACCTGCCGCCCTGGCGGGCCGGCACCGCCCAGCGACTCGAGGCACGCCCCTCGTCCGCGGCCCAGGAGGTCCGCGCCCGCTACCGCGAGCTCGTCGGCACCGTGCACGGCGTCTGA
- a CDS encoding mannitol dehydrogenase family protein has protein sequence MSTEQITLSDDTLPGLPEKVGRPRYDRRRLRPGIVHFGVGGFHRAHQAMYLDTLMGEQPEQGLDWSIVGVGTMPGDARMRDAMAAQDCLFTLVVKHPDGRLEPRVLGAMSAYLFAPDDPEAVLAQLTEEQVRIVSLTITEGGYHVNQVTGEFDPADEALQEDIASSPGDAPRSAFGFITEALRRRREAGTEPFTVMSCDNLPGNGDVAGKMLTSFARMQDGNRPDAEPLAGWMEEHVQFPNSMVDRITPVTTQEDIDALADRFGIEDAWPVVCEPFTQWVLEDHFTSGRPAVEEVGVQVVEDVEPYELMKLRLLNASHQALCYLGYLAGYRYAHEVAQDPLFVDFLLGYMEKEGTPTLPEVPDVDLADYRQTLVERFANPEVRDTLARLCAESSDRIPKWLVPVIRHNLEHGGQIERSALVVASWARYAEGEDEQGEPIEVVDRYKDRVMAAAARQREEPLAFLEDETFFGDLREQEAFTKAYTHFLQQLHDVGARATLEGHDWS, from the coding sequence GTGAGCACGGAACAGATCACCCTCAGCGACGACACCCTGCCGGGCCTGCCGGAGAAGGTGGGGCGGCCCCGCTACGACCGGAGACGGCTGCGTCCCGGCATCGTGCACTTCGGCGTCGGCGGGTTCCATCGCGCGCACCAGGCGATGTACCTCGACACGCTCATGGGCGAGCAGCCCGAGCAGGGCCTGGACTGGTCGATCGTCGGGGTCGGCACCATGCCCGGGGACGCGCGTATGCGCGACGCCATGGCCGCGCAGGACTGCCTGTTCACGCTCGTGGTCAAGCACCCCGACGGCCGGCTCGAGCCCCGCGTCCTGGGTGCGATGTCGGCATACCTCTTCGCGCCGGACGACCCGGAGGCGGTCCTCGCCCAGCTGACCGAGGAGCAGGTGCGCATCGTCAGCCTGACGATCACCGAGGGCGGCTACCACGTCAACCAGGTCACCGGCGAGTTCGACCCCGCCGACGAGGCCCTCCAGGAGGACATCGCCTCCTCCCCCGGTGACGCACCGCGCAGCGCCTTCGGCTTCATCACCGAGGCCCTGCGCCGCCGTCGCGAGGCGGGCACCGAGCCGTTCACGGTGATGTCCTGCGACAACCTGCCCGGCAACGGCGACGTCGCGGGCAAGATGCTGACCTCCTTCGCCCGGATGCAGGACGGGAACCGCCCCGACGCCGAGCCGCTCGCCGGCTGGATGGAGGAGCACGTCCAGTTCCCCAACTCGATGGTGGACCGGATCACCCCGGTGACCACGCAGGAGGACATCGACGCGCTCGCCGACCGCTTCGGCATCGAGGACGCCTGGCCGGTCGTCTGCGAGCCCTTCACCCAGTGGGTGCTGGAGGACCACTTCACCTCCGGACGGCCCGCGGTCGAGGAGGTCGGCGTGCAGGTGGTCGAGGACGTCGAGCCCTACGAGCTCATGAAGCTGCGGCTGCTCAACGCCAGCCACCAGGCCCTGTGCTACCTCGGCTACCTCGCCGGCTACCGCTACGCCCACGAGGTGGCGCAGGACCCGCTCTTCGTCGACTTCCTCCTCGGCTACATGGAGAAGGAGGGGACCCCCACCCTGCCGGAGGTGCCGGACGTCGACCTCGCCGACTACCGGCAGACCCTCGTCGAGCGCTTCGCCAACCCCGAGGTGCGCGACACCCTGGCGCGGCTGTGCGCGGAGAGCAGCGACCGCATACCCAAGTGGCTGGTGCCCGTCATCCGGCACAACCTCGAGCACGGCGGCCAGATCGAGCGCTCGGCCCTCGTGGTGGCCTCCTGGGCCCGGTATGCCGAGGGTGAGGACGAGCAGGGCGAGCCCATCGAGGTCGTCGACCGGTACAAGGACCGGGTCATGGCGGCCGCGGCCCGGCAGCGGGAGGAGCCGCTGGCCTTCCTCGAGGACGAGACCTTCTTCGGCGACCTGCGCGAGCAGGAGGCCTTCACGAAGGCCTACACCCATTTCCTGCAGCAGTTGCACGACGTGGGCGCCCGCGCCACGCTAGAGGGTCATGACTGGAGCTGA
- a CDS encoding carbohydrate ABC transporter permease, protein MSTQTTATTGTTTTTVGGRTYRQPKPPRRGVFLTVLAWVVGLLFFFPVLWMVLVSFRAETDAASNPPELFAPISLEGYRTFFEAGPWPPLLNSMTASLVSTALVILLAFPAAYALSIRPVKKWTDVLFFFLSTKMLPIVAGILPIYLFAQATNLLDNIWLLIILYTSMNMPIAVWMLQSFLAEVPVEMLEAAQVDGASLLTTLRQVVAPVVMPGIASAALICFIFSWNELLLARVLTSTVASTAPVFLTSFVTSQGLFLAKVCAASFVVSLPVLAAGFAAQDKLVQGLSMGAVK, encoded by the coding sequence ATGAGCACGCAGACGACGGCCACGACCGGCACCACGACCACCACGGTCGGCGGCCGCACCTACCGGCAGCCCAAGCCGCCCCGGCGAGGGGTCTTCCTCACCGTCCTGGCGTGGGTGGTGGGCCTGCTCTTCTTCTTCCCGGTGCTCTGGATGGTGCTGGTCTCCTTCCGCGCCGAGACCGACGCCGCGAGCAACCCGCCGGAGCTCTTCGCCCCGATCAGCCTGGAGGGCTACCGGACCTTCTTCGAGGCCGGGCCCTGGCCCCCGCTGCTCAACTCGATGACGGCGAGCCTGGTGTCCACCGCGCTGGTCATCCTGCTGGCCTTCCCGGCCGCCTACGCGCTGTCGATCCGCCCGGTGAAGAAGTGGACCGACGTCCTCTTCTTCTTCCTCTCGACCAAGATGCTCCCCATCGTGGCCGGCATCCTGCCGATCTACCTCTTCGCCCAGGCGACCAACCTGCTCGACAACATCTGGCTGCTCATCATCCTCTACACCTCGATGAACATGCCCATCGCGGTCTGGATGCTGCAGTCGTTCCTCGCCGAGGTCCCGGTGGAGATGCTCGAGGCGGCCCAGGTGGACGGCGCCAGCCTGCTGACGACGCTGCGGCAGGTGGTCGCACCCGTCGTCATGCCGGGCATCGCCTCGGCCGCGCTCATCTGCTTCATCTTCAGCTGGAACGAGCTCCTCCTCGCCCGGGTGCTCACCAGCACCGTCGCCAGCACGGCACCGGTCTTCCTCACCAGCTTCGTCACCAGCCAGGGGCTCTTCCTGGCCAAGGTCTGCGCCGCGTCCTTCGTCGTCTCGCTGCCGGTGTTGGCGGCCGGCTTTGCGGCGCAGGACAAGCTGGTGCAGGGTCTGTCCATGGGAGCAGTCAAGTGA
- a CDS encoding carbohydrate ABC transporter permease has protein sequence MSSSTDTTSVGTNPEEGRSGVTPPARRVRTRSDSWQRRIPLLPALIFVIVMTQLPFLGTIIISFMNWNAYYPDERGFAGFSNFARVFTDVNARSAVLVTILITVATVLISLVLGLAIALLLDRKFRGQGIVRTMMIAPFLVVPVAAALLWKHALYNPEYGLFNGLLTLVLGENAPQPDWVGSMPLPALVAALVWQWTPFMMLILLAGLQSRPLDVVEAARIDGASEFRIFTSMTLPHLRQYIELSTLLGTIYVVQNFDHVFTITAGATGTANLPYFIYQTFYTAQDYGRASAAGVVTVLGTLIVAMFALRTAFAIFKEEGR, from the coding sequence ATGAGCAGCAGCACCGACACCACCTCGGTGGGCACCAACCCCGAGGAGGGCCGCTCCGGCGTCACCCCGCCCGCACGCCGCGTCCGGACCCGGTCCGACTCGTGGCAGCGGCGGATCCCGCTGCTGCCGGCGCTGATCTTCGTCATCGTCATGACGCAGCTGCCCTTCCTGGGCACGATCATCATCTCGTTCATGAACTGGAACGCCTACTACCCCGACGAGCGGGGCTTCGCGGGCTTCTCCAACTTCGCGCGGGTGTTCACCGACGTCAACGCCCGCTCGGCGGTCCTCGTGACGATCCTCATCACCGTCGCCACCGTGCTCATCAGCCTGGTCCTCGGGCTGGCCATCGCGCTGCTGCTGGACCGCAAGTTCCGCGGGCAGGGCATCGTCCGCACGATGATGATCGCTCCCTTCCTGGTGGTGCCGGTCGCGGCCGCCCTGCTGTGGAAGCACGCGCTCTACAACCCGGAGTACGGCCTGTTCAACGGCCTGCTGACCCTGGTCCTGGGCGAGAACGCCCCGCAGCCGGACTGGGTCGGCTCCATGCCCCTGCCCGCCCTGGTCGCCGCGCTCGTGTGGCAGTGGACGCCCTTCATGATGCTCATCCTGCTGGCCGGGCTGCAGAGCCGGCCGCTGGACGTGGTCGAGGCCGCCCGCATCGACGGTGCCTCCGAGTTCCGCATCTTCACCAGCATGACGCTGCCCCACCTGCGCCAGTACATCGAGCTGAGCACGCTGCTGGGGACGATCTACGTGGTCCAGAACTTCGACCACGTCTTCACCATCACCGCCGGTGCCACCGGCACCGCCAACCTGCCCTACTTCATCTACCAGACCTTCTACACCGCCCAGGACTACGGTCGGGCCTCAGCCGCGGGCGTGGTGACGGTGCTGGGCACCCTCATCGTCGCGATGTTCGCGCTGCGGACGGCCTTCGCGATCTTCAAGGAGGAGGGCCGATGA
- a CDS encoding sugar ABC transporter substrate-binding protein, whose product MVNNPQMVDLQSLTAEHFTAETGISVNFTVLPENDVRDKISQEFTSQAGQYDVATLSNFEIPIYARAGWVAPLDQFIDEDAEFDYDDILEPMRTSLSVDDVAYGIPFYGESSFLMYRQDVLEAEGVTMPDQPTWPEVAQIAAEVDGAEPGMSGICLRGQPGWGQLMAPLTTVVNTYGGTWFEEDMTPEVNAPEFSEAVNFYVDLVREHGQNGAPASGFVECLNNLQQGNSAMWYDATSAAGSLEAPGSPVQGKIGYAPAPVMETDSSGWLYAWSWSIQNASEKQQNAWEFVSWASSKEYEELVGEELGWSRVPAGKRSSTYDNEEYLAEAGPFAEATRQAIESADPENPGVQPRPAIGVQFVGIPEFPDLGTQVSQDISAAIAGRMSVEEALDRGQRVAEDISERYEERAAQQ is encoded by the coding sequence ATGGTCAACAACCCTCAGATGGTCGACCTGCAGAGCCTCACGGCGGAGCACTTCACCGCCGAGACGGGCATCAGCGTCAACTTCACGGTGCTGCCGGAGAACGACGTGCGCGACAAGATCAGCCAGGAGTTCACCAGCCAGGCCGGCCAGTACGACGTCGCCACGCTGTCCAACTTCGAGATCCCCATCTACGCCCGCGCCGGCTGGGTGGCACCGCTCGACCAGTTCATCGACGAGGACGCCGAGTTCGACTACGACGACATCCTGGAGCCGATGCGCACCTCGCTGTCGGTGGACGACGTCGCCTACGGCATCCCCTTCTACGGCGAGTCCTCCTTCCTCATGTACCGCCAGGACGTGCTCGAGGCCGAGGGCGTCACCATGCCGGACCAGCCCACCTGGCCCGAGGTGGCGCAGATCGCCGCCGAGGTCGACGGTGCCGAGCCGGGCATGAGCGGGATCTGCCTGCGGGGCCAGCCCGGCTGGGGCCAGCTCATGGCCCCGCTGACCACCGTGGTCAACACCTACGGCGGCACCTGGTTCGAGGAGGACATGACGCCGGAGGTCAACGCCCCGGAGTTCAGCGAGGCAGTGAACTTCTACGTCGACCTGGTGCGCGAGCACGGCCAGAACGGCGCGCCCGCCTCCGGCTTCGTCGAGTGCCTCAACAACCTGCAGCAGGGCAACTCGGCGATGTGGTACGACGCCACCTCGGCCGCGGGCTCCCTCGAGGCACCCGGCTCGCCGGTCCAGGGCAAGATCGGGTATGCCCCGGCCCCGGTCATGGAGACCGACAGCTCGGGCTGGCTGTACGCCTGGTCCTGGTCGATCCAGAACGCCAGCGAGAAGCAGCAGAACGCGTGGGAGTTCGTCTCCTGGGCCTCCAGCAAGGAGTACGAGGAGCTCGTCGGCGAGGAGCTCGGCTGGTCCCGGGTCCCGGCCGGCAAGCGCTCCTCGACCTACGACAACGAGGAGTACCTCGCCGAGGCAGGCCCCTTCGCCGAGGCCACGCGCCAGGCGATCGAGTCGGCCGACCCGGAGAACCCCGGGGTCCAGCCCCGGCCGGCCATCGGCGTCCAGTTCGTGGGCATACCGGAGTTCCCGGACCTCGGGACCCAGGTGAGCCAGGACATCAGCGCGGCCATCGCCGGCCGCATGAGCGTCGAGGAGGCGCTGGACCGCGGGCAGCGGGTCGCGGAGGACATCTCCGAGCGCTACGAGGAGAGGGCGGCACAGCAATGA
- a CDS encoding sugar-binding transcriptional regulator, translated as MPVRDEQDLVLAVAVARRHYEQNQAKTEIAEALGISRFKVARLLDLAHEAGVVRIEIVEPVADGGLARDLEQAFDLRCCSVVPMPSSAPEVRSEVGRAAARLLGRTLQPGDVLGLPWSRSVYDMVDALETLPQVPIVQLSGALAGVREDSSAVDLVRRAGRIAGGGRQVFFAPLVMPDAAAAQAVRRDPAVRDTLAAADQVTVAMVGVGAWEAGQSTIHDAVDAECRERVREVGVVGESVGACFDGRGRLVSTCLSDRLIALSPDQLRAIDTVIAVSYGQGKVEALRAAMTGDLVNGLVTTQDTAQALLA; from the coding sequence GTGCCGGTGCGAGACGAGCAGGACCTCGTCCTGGCGGTGGCCGTGGCACGGCGGCACTACGAGCAGAACCAGGCCAAGACGGAGATCGCCGAGGCGCTCGGGATCAGCCGGTTCAAGGTCGCCCGGCTGCTGGACCTGGCGCACGAGGCGGGGGTCGTGCGGATCGAGATCGTCGAGCCCGTCGCCGACGGGGGCCTGGCGCGCGACCTGGAGCAGGCCTTCGACCTGCGGTGCTGCAGCGTCGTCCCCATGCCCTCCTCCGCCCCCGAGGTTCGGTCCGAGGTGGGCCGGGCCGCCGCGCGGCTGCTCGGTCGGACGTTGCAGCCCGGTGACGTCCTCGGCCTGCCGTGGAGCCGGTCGGTCTACGACATGGTCGATGCGCTCGAGACGCTGCCGCAGGTGCCCATCGTGCAGCTCAGCGGCGCGCTGGCCGGCGTCCGGGAGGACTCCAGCGCCGTCGACCTGGTGCGTCGCGCGGGCCGGATCGCCGGAGGGGGTCGGCAGGTCTTCTTCGCGCCGCTCGTCATGCCGGACGCCGCGGCGGCGCAGGCGGTGCGGCGCGACCCCGCGGTGCGGGACACCCTCGCCGCGGCGGACCAGGTGACGGTCGCGATGGTCGGCGTGGGTGCGTGGGAGGCCGGACAGTCGACGATCCACGACGCGGTCGACGCGGAGTGCCGGGAGCGGGTCCGCGAGGTCGGCGTCGTGGGCGAGTCGGTCGGGGCCTGCTTCGACGGCCGGGGCAGGTTGGTGAGCACCTGCCTGTCGGACCGGCTGATCGCGCTGTCGCCGGACCAGCTGCGGGCCATCGACACGGTCATCGCCGTGTCCTACGGCCAGGGCAAGGTCGAGGCGCTGCGCGCCGCCATGACGGGCGACCTCGTCAACGGCCTCGTCACGACCCAGGACACGGCCCAGGCACTCCTGGCCTGA
- a CDS encoding MFS transporter, protein MLLAVWSLSAFVLEIPSGAWADLLDRRRLLVASGLVYVAAFATWMLWPSFWGFLLGFVLWSCSDAMHSGTWEAYLFEQLSARGEAARYALVKARAESVALVVMAGAIAAAAPLHRLGGYALVGGVSLAVAAVHVGVTLRLPAPARRAIPTPPGAEPHPTSPRAVDPLESSPWRTSARSKSGRQVAPDVGLRPGVPGPCPGS, encoded by the coding sequence GTGCTGCTCGCCGTCTGGTCGCTGAGCGCCTTCGTCCTGGAGATCCCCTCCGGCGCGTGGGCCGACCTCCTGGACCGGCGGAGGCTGCTCGTCGCCTCCGGCCTCGTCTACGTCGCCGCCTTCGCGACCTGGATGCTGTGGCCGAGCTTCTGGGGCTTCCTGCTCGGCTTCGTCCTGTGGTCCTGCTCGGACGCCATGCACTCGGGCACCTGGGAGGCCTACCTCTTCGAGCAGCTGTCGGCGCGGGGTGAGGCCGCCCGGTATGCCCTCGTCAAGGCCCGCGCGGAGAGCGTCGCCCTAGTGGTCATGGCCGGCGCGATCGCGGCGGCCGCGCCGCTGCACCGGCTGGGCGGCTACGCCCTGGTCGGCGGGGTCAGCCTGGCGGTCGCCGCGGTCCACGTCGGCGTGACCCTGCGGCTGCCGGCGCCGGCCCGCAGGGCCATACCCACCCCGCCGGGAGCGGAGCCGCACCCGACCTCGCCCCGCGCCGTCGACCCGCTGGAATCGTCGCCATGGCGAACATCTGCACGGTCGAAATCGGGCAGGCAGGTCGCGCCGGATGTCGGCCTCAGGCCAGGAGTGCCTGGGCCGTGTCCTGGGTCGTGA